CCAGTAGATCTAGCATAACAGCAGCAGAATTCTTCCAATTGTCCATTGTCACTATTCACTCAAGCTTCTTAAGTTTGTCAACAGATGCAACCTTCTCTTGCTCAACGGGGAAGTACTTGATTCCGATGAGATCACCAACTTTGCTGATAACCTGAACAATTTGCATGAAATTATGATCAGGGGATGTATTGTGTACACAACGCATAATCTACAAATGCATTCACATGCCATGGATTCAGATCAATTGTACTCTGTATTTGGTATTAAAGTGAAAATGTCGCAACAAAGCATGTAGGGGCATTGATAAGAGTGTTGACTTTACCTCCAACCCTTTAATTAGATCCTCCCTTGATTGAGAAGCTGAGATACATATCCTAGCTCTGGCAAGTAGTAGCGGCGTTGCAGGAAATGCAACAGTCACAACAGCAACCTAGAATTACAGAACATGCCACATTAGCGAAAAGAAAATCAGAACTTCGCCAAATAAAAACATAAACATGAACTGCTTGAGAAATTCTCATGCAAATGTAATAAACAGAGGATGACGTGCATCTAATGGATGGCCGCTACATATGAAAACTCACATTTTGTCTCAAGCACTCCCTTGAGAATGCAGGAATTTTAGCAGGATTGTAAAGCATGATAGGCATGACAGGTGAGTCATTATCTCCCAGCACCTCAAAACCCATTTTCTGAAGCTCTGAACGGAAAAAATTGCTGTTCTCCCGAATCTGAGCAAGTTTCTTTGCCCCTATTTACAGCAACGACTGCGTTAGGAATTTCCCCAAGACAAGAGACACATGGAAGCCATAAAAGCATTAAATCCTTCCTGATATACCTCTGTTAGATCCATCTTCCCCAAGGACGACCTTTATCGCAGAGATGACCTGCTGGACTGCTGGAGGCGACATGGATGTTGCATAAATATGGGCTGGGCATGCGTGCTTGAGATGGTGAATGATCTCCTAAGAATATAGAATGGCATATGGGTCAGATTTATCAAATATATATCGTTGAGTCAAGAATTGGTAGGTGGACCTTTCATACTTTTGATGCTGCAATATAACCTCCGCACGATCCAAACGATTTTGTAAATGTTCCCATCATGATGTCAACATCAGCTGGATCCACTCCTAGTAGTTCACATACACCTCTTCCAGTCTTTCCAACAGCTCCAATACTGTGTGCCTCGTCTAAATATGTGTAAGCCTATTAAGATGTTTATAAGAACTCCAAGTCAATACACTGATACATCACTAccagtttgaaatttttgaacagCTTGTGAAgtgcagtactccctccgatccaaaataagtgtcaactttgaACTAAGGTTAGTTCaaccttagttcaaaactgcgacACTTATTATGGATCGGAGGGAATACTATGTATGACATAAGTACCACTTCTAGCGTGCAAAGGAACTACAGTTTTTCATTACTGATAACAGAACAAGGAGTCGGTATGCGCAATTCTCACACCTTGTATTTCTTGCAGACAGCCATAATCTCAGGAAGGTTGCATAACTCCCCTTCCATGCTATAAATTCCCTCAACAATCACAATTATCTTCTTCCATGGCCTGTGTGTACGAGGTTGCCCCCCTGCAATCTGCTCCCTCAGTACGTCTTCCAGATGTGCAGGGTCTGGAAGAAAATAAGGGAAACATTAAACTTCCTGCCTCATCGTTAAGTACACATCATGAGATGCAGCTGTTAGTGAGCTTACTGTTATGTTGAAAAACCCggacagtagcccctgaacccCTGGCTCCATTCACTATAGAAATATGGTTCAATGAATCGCTAACTATGAGTCCCCCCTGGTATCATTAAAATACATTAGTCCAGCATGTATCAGAAAAAAATAAGACAAATAAAATACTCTGCTCACCACAGACCTTCCCAATCAAAATAGGAATGATCGCAGAATTTGTCACATAACCCATGCCAAAAAGAATAGCCGCAGGCTTGCCAACAAATCGTGCAACTAGTTCCTCGAGCTCCGTGTGCAGCTTAGTATTTCCTAAGATTATACACAGATCAATTAGCGTTAGTTTCACCATACTATTGAAGTATTAAATGGAGGCAAACTATGGCATGGACATATAAGCACCTACCTCCATCAACTCTGGCACTGCAAGTACTGGCAGAATATTTCTTGAGTGACTCAATAACACGAGGAGTGCAGTACTCATCTGCTGCAGCAAAACCAAGGTAGTTGTAGGAACCCAAGTTAAGACACTTGGATGTTTTTGTGGTACGTCTGCGTTAAAGATGCACTGAATTAGAGACTAGCATTCATCCTGGGATAACATTTGCTTATGCTAATTAGGTGTGGAGTCAAATGTGAGAAAAACATACTGAAGTGTCTTGTTGCCGTCATTTGAGTGACGCTCAACTACATCGAACCAAGCATCGGGCGCACTGGCAATAGGTCGGCCAAAACAGTCCTGCCCACCCAACAAGGAAAGGTAAACAAAAGAAGTGATAAACATGTCATTCCTGAGGGTGCACATATCATAGCGAAGCATCATCCCACACATCACTCTCCATAAAAAATCATTGGACGCATTGTAGAGATATGGTTTCACACACATCTACTCAGACAAAAGATTAGTTCTTTCTGATAACTATTTATTCTGCACATTGGAGTGGAATAGCACAGAAAAATGCAGAAGAATGAATGACACATTCAAGATGGCTCAAAACAAGCAACCCTTTCACTTCATTCAACCATTAATTAGAAGAATGGACCAAAGTTTCAGTTGAGATCTCATGGCTCTGGCATAAAAATTGGGGTTTATGTATTGTACATAAAAGGCAAAGAAAAAAAGGCTAAAAAAAGCTAGCAAGCACAACAACAGATCAAATGAATTTTCAGTTGGGACAGTTTCCAAGTCTCCATCATGTGATCTACCTAAGCAGGCACTAAATTTACCACGCCCACCACCACTAGGCAACTCAAGTCAACTAACTCAGAATCACATGATCCAAGCCCACCTTCAGAGAAAAAACAAGTTGTAATTCTGTGAATCGTCAAAGTGGGGAGGAGATCTCACCTGGATGCGGAGGTAGAGGCGGCGCGTGTAGAAATCCTCGTACCCCAGGCAAATGGGCGCGTAACCCTACGGAGTCAGCAGCACGAGCAGCGTCAGCACCGGGGGGGAGAAGAAGACGGCGAATCTGAAGTAACGAACGGACCTTGAGGTTGCTGGATTTGCCGGCGtcgaggatccggcggaagaagTCGCGGAAGTGGCCGAAGGCGAAGAGGAGGCCGTAGCTGAAGAGCGTGGTGAGCGCGGTCAGGTACGGGAGCCTCACCATCCTCCTCGCTCCCTTCGACGCGGCACGCGGCGGGGGGCGGGGGGCGGGGGGCGGGAGCGGTGTTTATTGGCCGCCTGGGCGCGCGACGGGGTCGTCAACGGCGGCGTGGGGTGGCGACCGGCCAATGGTTTCCGATGGCGACTGGCTAGATTGGAAAATTGGAATCTTTGGGATTAGGGTGGGGGGTGAGGCTAACGGGGCGGTGGCGACGCGCGTTTGAACGTGGACGGCGACGACGGACGCAGCGCGTCAGGGACACGGTGGGGGGTCCGACTCCAGCTCACCCGCGGAGCATCGCACCGCACCTCACCTCCGTTGATTTCGAGGTAATTTCGTTTCAAGAGAAAATTCTCCGATTATTGCAAAATATTTTTCAGGACGACCGAGTCCTACTTCCAGAGAGGCGATTAGTAGTACTAaagctcttatatttctttatttacggagggagtattaactGCTAACAGAATAGGTTTATCAGCTTttatatattactccctccaccccgtaatataagagtgttttttaCACCACGATAGTGTCAAAAAATTTCTTATATTataagacggagggagtacaagatacAAGAAAAAGTTCTAGAAAAATTGTAATAGGATCCCCTAAAAGATTGGTTTTGAGCAATCCATAATTTCTTTAATCGAAGGCATTGCCCCCGTTTTAAATTATAAATCCTCGAACAACATATGCAAGTGTTGCGGCTTAAACGTCAAGGCCATCATCCATCATCGCAACATTCTTTGGGGAGGCACCGACGTATTTTGATTGTGTCCTTGTCCATCCTTGATTGGTCAAACATGGACACAACTTCATTTCATTCTGGTTACAGAGGTCAGATCTTTCAGTTATAATTCAATCTAACTGTTCTGTTATTGGTCGCTGCATTAACGGATTAGTCGTTCGACAAATCTGATCATGGACATCTCATGCTGGAAATTAAGAGGCTTCCGGAATTGCGAGGGTTTATTCCGCGGGAATTAGATCATCATCAAAATAGTGTTGCTCATTGTTTAGCTAATATTGGTCATTCTGGAGGCAGCACTGCATGTTGGTTGCGCTGTGTTCCAGACAGTGTATCTAGTTTTGTATTAGCAGACTGTAATACTATTTCAGAGGAATAAATCCATTATTCTCCCGCAAAAAAAAGTTCATTTGTGTTCGCCGCCGAAAAGGGTCATTGCCCTCTCACCCTAGTTTGAAGGGTGTTAAACCCTCGATACTCTGAGTGGTTTACCCCCAAAAACCCAATGAGCAATTGGCAATCAAGATGTCAATGGAGAGGGTGTCGGGAATGCCAATCACACAAGTTGAGCTCCTGAAACACCGCGTCAACCATGTgaaaactaagcagaagacagaGTTGCAACACACACTCAAACAAAAAAAACAAGGTGTATAGAGGATGACCACGTCACCGCGAAGGACATGACTCATCGAAGCATCATGCTCTCGCCAACCCCGATGGTCGCTCCAAGCATATAGGGGAACCATATCCCCTCATGCCCAGGCCCGAGGCGACGACCCATAGGCTAATAATGGCCACTcttgggaaacgtagtagaaaaaTAAAAAATCCGTCCTATAAATAAACTCGGGATCACTATGAAAATGCAGATAGCTTTAGATCTGATATTTACCAGCTATGCAGTGAGGATTAGAgattggtgaagatgttgatgcaGATTCCTATGGATAGGATTAAACGTCCCAACCATGAGAATTGTTTCTCCAGATGGAGGATCGAAGGAACGGTACCTCTGCCAGTATCGATGCGTATGAGATcaccgatccagcagagcttcgccgTCCAAAACGAAGACCTATCGGAGAACTAGAGGCAGTGATGGAGCAGCCTTATGGCGGGAGAAATTATTTCTCACGCGCGCGAGAGAGATATGTGGGGGGGGGCAACCTTGAAGCAGAATTATATTTGGGTGGAGGGGTGCCCTCGTCTCTTTGCATAGGTGCAAGGTTAAGGGTTGGCTTGAAGGAGGGGCTCCACCACCAAGGGGTGCGCGGCCCCCCAACCCTAGCTGCCCCTCTAGGCAAAGGGGGCGATGGCCCCTACATGGGCTTTTGGCCCAAGTGGCTGCCCCACTTGGCCCATCCAATGGAGCAACCCCCTAGCACCTCCCAGAATATTTCTTGATTTCTGGAACCTTCCTAGAGCTTTCGGTGGCTTCGAGGACACTCCGGGACTTTCCAAGTTTTATTGAACTTTTTTGGTTTTCTCCGAAACTTTTATGGTTCCTCTTCAAAATACTTTCGACTTCTTCGGAACTCTTTCAGTGCATTTCCTCTCATACTCCTAACACCTTTTAGTACTTAAAAACGATGATCCTTAAGCATGTGACCTTGCAGGTTTGGTAATGTGCAGACTTGACCCAGAGCATCCTCTAGTCAATAATCAGTATTAGGATCTGGCATCCATATTGACTCCTACACATACACGAATAATTATTGAGTGAACCTTTTGTTTGTGTACACAATTCCCTTTGCTTCATGATACCTGACAAAACCTGAGTGAGACTTTTATCGATATCCTTCTAAAGCAACAAATTGATCACATTACCAAGTTatcctcgttaccggttttggtCCGTTTTCTCGTTTTCGTATTCGGGTATCCCCGTATCATGTTGTGTCTGTCTAGACGACGATGGATACCGTAATACCAAGAGGGCCCAAAGAACTATAAAGTCCCTATATATACTTTTCTGATGTACCCGAAAGTTTTCGTTATAATCACCCTGTAGGTAACATTTGACTAACCCCAAAGTACATTGTCTGGCATAAAGGTACTTGATACTCTCATGGTGtaagtgttggggatcgtagcagaaatttaaattttctacgcatcaccaagatcaatctatggagtcatctagcaacgagagagatgagtgcatctacatacccttgtagatcgcgagcggaagcgttcaataaaacggggttgatggagtcgtactcgtcgtgatccaaatcaccgatgat
The Aegilops tauschii subsp. strangulata cultivar AL8/78 chromosome 3, Aet v6.0, whole genome shotgun sequence genome window above contains:
- the LOC109776860 gene encoding long chain base biosynthesis protein 2d, encoding MVRLPYLTALTTLFSYGLLFAFGHFRDFFRRILDAGKSSNLKGYAPICLGYEDFYTRRLYLRIQDCFGRPIASAPDAWFDVVERHSNDGNKTLQRTTKTSKCLNLGSYNYLGFAAADEYCTPRVIESLKKYSASTCSARVDGGNTKLHTELEELVARFVGKPAAILFGMGYVTNSAIIPILIGKGGLIVSDSLNHISIVNGARGSGATVRVFQHNNPAHLEDVLREQIAGGQPRTHRPWKKIIVIVEGIYSMEGELCNLPEIMAVCKKYKAYTYLDEAHSIGAVGKTGRGVCELLGVDPADVDIMMGTFTKSFGSCGGYIAASKEIIHHLKHACPAHIYATSMSPPAVQQVISAIKVVLGEDGSNRGAKKLAQIRENSNFFRSELQKMGFEVLGDNDSPVMPIMLYNPAKIPAFSRECLRQNVAVVTVAFPATPLLLARARICISASQSREDLIKGLEVISKVGDLIGIKYFPVEQEKVASVDKLKKLE